In the genome of Mixta calida, the window CCGCATCAGCCTGCGTTTCGCCACGCTGCTGGCGAAAAAGGCGCCGCCAGCGGAGTAATCAGCTCTCTCCCAGCATCGTGAGCGGCTGAAGTTCACTGATGGCGTAACCCTGCAAATAATCAATGCCCAGCCCGCGCAGGGCTGTGGCTACCGCCTCCGACTCCACCGACTCCGCTACGATCTGCATGCGCTTCAGGCGGGCGACGCGGCAGATAGATTCGATAATCTGATAGTCCAGCGGGTTGTGCAGCATATTGTGGATGAAGCTGCCGTCGATCTTAAGCATGTCCGCCTGCAAGTTTTTCAGCTGCAGATAGCTGGCGTAGCTCGCGCCGAAATGTCCGATGGCGATGCGGCAGCCCATCTGGCGCAGTCGGTTAATGGTGCGAAAGCCCGCAGAGGAATCTACCGTGACCAGCGCCTCGCTGATCTCCAGAATCAGCTGCCAGGGCTCGACCTGATGGTACTTCAGCAGCCGCTCCAGCTCGCTGATGAAAAAGGGCCGACACAGATTCACCGCGTGGATATTCACCGCAAAGCGCGCCGCAGGCAAACGCTCGCGGCAGCGATCGATAAAGCCCAGCGCGTGATCCAATACCCAGCGGTCGATTTCCCACGTCAGGCCGAACTCCTGTACCACCGGCAAAAAGCGATCCGGTTCGACCTGCTCTCCCCGTCCGTCAATCAGCCGTAGCAGCAACTCATGATAATCATCGCCGCGCAGCCCTTCGATGCGCTGCGCCATCATAATAAAGCGTTCGTTATCCAGCGCCTGCTGCACCTCATTTAACAACGCCAGCTTCTCTTTCACCTGGCGCTGCGCGCCGCCGTTGCCCTGATGCAGGTTTTCCGGCTGATGGCTATGCAGCGACACCTCCGCCATACCGCTCAGCTCGCCCAGCAGGGCCGGCAGATGGTTCACCGGCGGCACCACATGGCAATAACTGATGCCGATATCGGGTTGCAGCGGCAGCCCCTGCCAGCGCAGGCTGTAGCCATCAATGCGCACGCCGATTTGATAGATGCGCTGCTCGTAGGTCGCCTTATTCAGACGCAGCGCCAGATCGAAGCCCGGCAGATGATAGATGGCCTCGTTGGACTCCAGCAGCGGCTGTAGATGCGCAGCCAGCCGTCGCTTATATTCAATACGCAGGTCCAGCCCCCAGGTGCGGCTGAGGCGGTCGAGATCGGGAATGCGTAAAAAACAGAGCGTAGAGGAAGCCTGCTGCGCCAGCATTATTTTCAGCGCGCGCAGATTAGGCAGGTCGATAATCGGATCGATCAGCGCAGCCTGGCGCGATTTCTGAATCAGCTGCCGCTGCCGCACGCCGTTAACGCCGATAAAGTAGAGGATTAACGACCAGACCAGTAAATTAGTGATGGTGATCGCCAGATGCAGTGAGATTTCCGGCTGGATGCGAAATTGATAGAGCAGAAGCAGCACCAGCGACCACGTCAGCGCGGTAAACAGATAGCCGAAGCGGGCGGCGGACCAGAGCATGGTCGGCAGCAACAGCAGCAGGGCGAAATCGCCTATCACCTGGTTTTGCAGCTCGCTGTGCAGCACTGTCAGCAGCGCCACCAGCAGCGACAGCCAGGCCAGCCAGATTTTTATCTCCGCCGGGCTGACGCTTTCGGCGATCTGCTGGCGCAGCAGTCCGAGCTGACGCGACAGGTAGTGCGGATGGCGAAAGCAGCGGATCGTCATATAGTAAAGGGGCATAAGCGCTATGCTGGAGAGCAGAATGGCCTGATAGTTGATCAGGGTGCGCAGCGTTAACGGATTGCGGTTGAAAATCGAGGCGGAAGCAGGCACCGCATTCAGCGTCACCGTTATCTGAAGTAAAAAAACCAGCAGCGTCGGCAGGAAAAATCCCAGCCAGAACAGCCGCGTCACGCCCAGCTGCACCGCGCCGGGCCCGGCGCACCATCTCCGTCCCGCCCAGATGCGATAGCCCAGCCAGCAGATAGCGATGCCGCAGATAAAGATAGTGCAGGTCAACAGCGCATGGCCCAGCGAGAAAAGCGTCAGATAGCGCCACAGCAGCGCCAGCGTGATGCCGGGCAGCGCCGCCCAGTCAAACACCATCAGCAATGCCACCGTCAGCGTTATCGGCAAGAACAGCAGATAGACGGGGCCGTCGGGCAAGCTCAGCCGTACGGACAGGCTCCCGGACAGCGGCATCAGCAGCAGCGCCAGCCATAAAGGCATGCCCCACCAGCTGCGGCGAAAACGACGCAGCGCGGTTAAATTAAACCCCGAAAACAATGACGGCCTCTCCTCTCATGATGAAGCTCGCAAAAAGAGCCGCACGCAGTATAAAAACGGCCCTCATACTAATTTCAACGGCACTTTCAGGGTTGATGTATATCAAAACACACCGTTAAAACCGTTTTGGCCGCTGCTCGTTTAGCCAGCAGACAGGTTATTTCCATTATCTTCTGAGGAGAGTGGCGACGGCGCGACATTGACCTGAAGGTTACGCTGTGCCTAAATTGTTTTACCGCCTTCGGGCCAGATACAGGAAACCCTGCGTGAACAGCGTTACGTCGTTTCGAAGACGTCATAAAACCGGTCGAATGACCCGCATCGTGTTGCTGATTAGCTTCATTCTTTTACTGGGCCGTTTGCTCTATGTGTTGCCCGGCGCATTTCAGCATCATCAGGATAAAAAAGAGCATGCTGAGGTTCCGGCCATCACCCAGCCCGCCAAAGAGTAAGCCCATGATGCGAGCGTTAAGTTGCCTTTAATGAGACAACTTACCCTCTCCTCATGCCTGTAGAAAACGCCGGGCCGCCTTTCGCCCCGCATCCAGACACAAGGGAATTTTTATGTCTGTATCCCAAGCTCAACAGCTCGCCGATATTCGCAGCCGTATCCTTACGCTTTTACTTGATGGCCCCGAACTGGTTGAAGCCTTGCTTGAGCCGCCGTCCGATCCCGCCACCCTTTCCGCCGACACCGCCGCGCAAATTAGCGGCCTGCGCGACGATCTCGCCCTGCTGCACGCCGCCGATATCGCCGATATTCTTGAAGCGCTGCCGGAAGATGAGCGCCAGGCGCTATGGCGGCTGGTGGATAATTCACGCCGCGGCCAGGTGCTGGTGGAAGCGTCGGAAACGGTCTGGGAAAGCCTGACCGAAGTAATGAGCGACAAAGATATCCTGCAGGCGATCGCGCCGCTGGATATTGATGACCAGGCGTATCTGGCGCGCTACCTGCCGCGCGATCTTACCGGCAGGCTGCTGAC includes:
- a CDS encoding sensor domain-containing phosphodiesterase is translated as MFSGFNLTALRRFRRSWWGMPLWLALLLMPLSGSLSVRLSLPDGPVYLLFLPITLTVALLMVFDWAALPGITLALLWRYLTLFSLGHALLTCTIFICGIAICWLGYRIWAGRRWCAGPGAVQLGVTRLFWLGFFLPTLLVFLLQITVTLNAVPASASIFNRNPLTLRTLINYQAILLSSIALMPLYYMTIRCFRHPHYLSRQLGLLRQQIAESVSPAEIKIWLAWLSLLVALLTVLHSELQNQVIGDFALLLLLPTMLWSAARFGYLFTALTWSLVLLLLYQFRIQPEISLHLAITITNLLVWSLILYFIGVNGVRQRQLIQKSRQAALIDPIIDLPNLRALKIMLAQQASSTLCFLRIPDLDRLSRTWGLDLRIEYKRRLAAHLQPLLESNEAIYHLPGFDLALRLNKATYEQRIYQIGVRIDGYSLRWQGLPLQPDIGISYCHVVPPVNHLPALLGELSGMAEVSLHSHQPENLHQGNGGAQRQVKEKLALLNEVQQALDNERFIMMAQRIEGLRGDDYHELLLRLIDGRGEQVEPDRFLPVVQEFGLTWEIDRWVLDHALGFIDRCRERLPAARFAVNIHAVNLCRPFFISELERLLKYHQVEPWQLILEISEALVTVDSSAGFRTINRLRQMGCRIAIGHFGASYASYLQLKNLQADMLKIDGSFIHNMLHNPLDYQIIESICRVARLKRMQIVAESVESEAVATALRGLGIDYLQGYAISELQPLTMLGES
- a CDS encoding YfgG family protein, with the protein product MNSVTSFRRRHKTGRMTRIVLLISFILLLGRLLYVLPGAFQHHQDKKEHAEVPAITQPAKE